One Streptomyces sp. NBC_01217 genomic region harbors:
- a CDS encoding GNAT family N-acetyltransferase, with the protein MLTQTTTRVLEPSDLGAALAVLESEPVANAFVTARVQIAGLDPWRLGGEMWGWYADGRLRSLCYSGANLVPICATPEAVRAFADRARRAGRRCSSIVGPAEPTAQLWRLLEPGWGPAREVRSHQPLMVTDRPSDEITPDPLVRRIRKDEVDVLMPACVAMFTEEVGISPLAGDGGLLYQARVAELIGAGRSFARIEDGRVVFKAEIGAATPQACQIQGVWVAPEHRGRGLSETGMAAVLRYALADVAPVVSLYVNDYNTPARKAYTRVGFRETGAFMSVLF; encoded by the coding sequence GTGTTGACGCAGACCACCACCCGGGTCCTCGAACCCAGCGACCTCGGCGCCGCCCTCGCAGTCCTGGAGAGCGAACCCGTCGCCAACGCCTTCGTGACCGCCCGGGTCCAGATCGCAGGTCTCGATCCCTGGCGCCTCGGCGGCGAGATGTGGGGCTGGTACGCCGACGGACGGCTGCGCTCGCTGTGCTACTCGGGCGCCAACCTCGTACCGATCTGCGCCACCCCCGAGGCCGTCAGGGCCTTCGCCGACCGCGCCCGCCGGGCCGGTCGCCGCTGCTCCTCGATCGTCGGCCCCGCGGAGCCCACCGCCCAGCTGTGGCGGCTGCTCGAACCCGGCTGGGGCCCCGCCCGCGAGGTCCGGTCCCATCAGCCGCTCATGGTCACCGACCGTCCGTCCGACGAGATCACCCCCGACCCCCTGGTCCGCCGGATCCGCAAGGACGAGGTGGACGTCCTGATGCCGGCCTGCGTGGCGATGTTCACCGAGGAGGTCGGCATCTCCCCGCTCGCGGGCGACGGCGGACTCCTCTATCAGGCACGCGTCGCCGAGCTCATCGGCGCCGGCCGCTCCTTCGCCCGGATCGAGGACGGCAGGGTCGTCTTCAAGGCGGAGATCGGCGCCGCCACCCCCCAGGCCTGCCAGATCCAGGGCGTCTGGGTCGCCCCCGAACACCGCGGCCGAGGACTCTCCGAAACCGGCATGGCGGCGGTCCTGCGCTACGCACTTGCCGATGTCGCCCCCGTCGTCAGCCTGTACGTGAACGACTACAACACCCCCGCGCGCAAGGCGTACACGAGGGTCGGCTTCCGCGAGACCGGCGCGTTCATGAGCGTGCTGTTCTGA
- the ispG gene encoding flavodoxin-dependent (E)-4-hydroxy-3-methylbut-2-enyl-diphosphate synthase yields MTAISLGIPSVPTKLADRRVSRKIQVGSVAVGGDAPVSVQSMTTTRTSDIGATLQQIAELTASGCQIVRVACPTQDDADALATIAKKSQIPVIADIHFQPKYVFAAIDAGCAAVRVNPGNIKQFDDKVREIARAAKDAGTPIRIGVNAGSLDARLLRKYGKATPEALVESALWEASLFEEHGFRDIKISVKHNDPVVMVNAYRQLAAACDYPLHLGVTEAGPAFQGTIKSAVAFGALLSEGIGDTIRVSLSAPPAEEVKVGLQILESLNLKQRRLEIVSCPSCGRAQVDVYKLADQVSAGLEGMEVPLRVAVMGCVVNGPGEAREADLGVASGNGKGQIFVKGEVVKTVPESKIVETLIEEAMKIAEQMEKDGIASGEPEVSVS; encoded by the coding sequence ATGACTGCGATTTCTCTCGGAATTCCGTCCGTTCCGACCAAGCTCGCCGACCGGAGGGTCAGCCGCAAGATCCAGGTCGGGTCGGTGGCGGTGGGCGGGGATGCGCCGGTGTCGGTGCAGTCGATGACGACGACGCGTACGTCGGACATCGGTGCGACGTTGCAGCAGATCGCGGAGTTGACGGCGTCGGGCTGTCAGATCGTGCGGGTGGCGTGTCCGACGCAGGATGATGCGGATGCGCTGGCGACGATTGCGAAGAAGTCGCAGATTCCGGTGATCGCGGATATTCATTTCCAGCCGAAGTACGTGTTCGCGGCGATTGATGCGGGCTGTGCGGCGGTGCGGGTGAATCCGGGGAACATCAAGCAGTTCGATGACAAGGTGAGGGAGATCGCGCGGGCGGCGAAGGATGCGGGTACGCCGATCCGGATCGGTGTGAACGCGGGTTCGCTGGATGCGCGGCTGCTGAGGAAGTACGGGAAGGCGACGCCGGAGGCTCTGGTGGAGTCGGCGCTGTGGGAGGCGTCGCTGTTCGAGGAGCACGGTTTCAGGGACATCAAGATCTCGGTGAAGCACAACGATCCGGTGGTGATGGTCAATGCGTACCGTCAGCTGGCGGCTGCGTGTGATTATCCGTTGCATCTGGGTGTGACGGAGGCGGGTCCGGCGTTCCAGGGGACGATCAAGTCCGCGGTGGCGTTCGGTGCGTTGCTGTCGGAGGGGATCGGGGACACGATCCGGGTGTCGTTGTCGGCGCCTCCGGCCGAGGAGGTCAAGGTCGGGCTTCAGATTCTGGAGTCGTTGAATCTGAAGCAGCGGCGGCTGGAGATCGTGTCGTGTCCGTCGTGCGGGCGTGCGCAGGTGGATGTGTACAAGCTGGCGGATCAGGTGTCCGCGGGTCTTGAGGGCATGGAGGTGCCGTTGCGGGTGGCCGTGATGGGGTGTGTCGTCAATGGTCCGGGTGAGGCGCGTGAGGCGGATCTGGGTGTCGCGTCCGGCAATGGCAAGGGGCAGATCTTCGTGAAGGGCGAGGTCGTCAAGACCGTCCCGGAGTCGAAGATCGTCGAGACGCTGATCGAAGAAGCCATGAAGATCGCCGAGCAGATGGAGAAGGACGGCATCGCCTCGGGCGAGCCCGAGGTCTCCGTCAGCTGA
- a CDS encoding aminoglycoside phosphotransferase family protein, translating to MGFEPPQRLVRALGESSGDVAAAEWLARLPALTEEALSSTGQKLTVERVAAPGGRSSLVLLVTCSDGTPAALKIAPPGAAPELERAALAHWNGWGAARLLTPGPGALLLERLHPEVSLRSLPEAKALLEAAGTVRRLWVEPPAGHGFETVAERTGRRTEPMLAHAAVDPGLEPLVSAALAAREELVAHSPELLLLHGNFRQSKVLAGERVPWLTVGPEPLVGERAYDLARLVRDRVEDLIASPGGPVTARRRIKKLADSLDVDRERLHGWTLFRAVESGTRALAAGRRQEGELTLEFAGWL from the coding sequence ATGGGTTTCGAACCGCCGCAGCGTCTGGTGCGAGCGCTCGGCGAGTCGTCCGGGGATGTGGCCGCCGCCGAGTGGCTGGCACGGCTCCCCGCACTGACCGAGGAAGCGCTGTCCTCGACCGGGCAGAAGTTGACCGTGGAACGGGTCGCGGCTCCCGGGGGCCGCAGCAGTCTGGTCCTGCTGGTGACATGCTCCGACGGCACCCCGGCCGCGCTGAAGATCGCCCCGCCCGGGGCCGCACCCGAGCTGGAGCGGGCGGCGCTCGCGCACTGGAACGGCTGGGGCGCGGCACGGCTCCTCACCCCGGGACCCGGCGCCCTGCTGCTGGAGCGGCTGCACCCGGAGGTGTCGCTGCGTTCGCTGCCGGAGGCGAAGGCGCTGCTGGAGGCGGCGGGGACGGTGCGCAGGCTCTGGGTCGAGCCGCCGGCAGGTCATGGATTCGAGACGGTCGCCGAGCGGACCGGGCGCCGTACGGAGCCGATGCTCGCCCACGCTGCTGTCGATCCGGGCCTGGAGCCACTGGTCTCCGCGGCGCTCGCGGCACGCGAGGAGCTGGTCGCACACTCCCCCGAACTCCTGCTGCTGCACGGCAACTTCCGTCAGAGCAAGGTGCTCGCGGGTGAGCGGGTGCCCTGGCTGACGGTCGGTCCCGAGCCGCTGGTCGGTGAGCGGGCCTATGATCTGGCGCGCCTGGTGCGCGACCGCGTCGAGGATCTGATCGCCTCCCCGGGCGGCCCGGTGACGGCCCGTCGGCGGATCAAGAAGCTCGCCGATTCGCTGGATGTGGACCGGGAGCGGCTGCACGGCTGGACGCTGTTCCGCGCAGTGGAGTCGGGCACCCGGGCGCTGGCGGCCGGCCGTCGCCAGGAGGGCGAGCTGACGCTGGAGTTCGCGGGCTGGCTGTAG
- a CDS encoding M50 family metallopeptidase: MSITTVLLTILGIVVFAIGLLFSIAWHELGHLSTAKLFGIRVPQYMVGFGPTIWSRKKGDTEYGIKAIPAGGYIRMIGMFPPGPDGRVEARSTSPWRSMIEDAREASFEELEPGDEKRLFYTRKPWKRVIVMFAGPFMNLVLAVAIFLGVAMTFGFQTQTTEVAGVQKCVIDQSVDRDACKKSDPVSPAQAAGLKKGDRIVAFDGQKVEDWATLSDRIRETIGPATITVQRDGREQTLHAVLETNSVAKKDSNGEVIPGKFVDAGYLGFAARTEIVPLSFGDSVVRMGDMIENGVDSIIALPSKIPGLWDAAFGDGERAADSPVGVVGAARIGGEVMNLDVPATNQIAMMLFVLATFNLSLFLFNMLPLLPLDGGHIAGALWEALRRNVARVFRRPDPGPFDVAKLMPVAYVVAGVFICFTLLVLVADIVNPVKIS; encoded by the coding sequence ATGAGTATTACGACGGTCCTGTTGACGATTCTGGGCATCGTCGTCTTCGCCATCGGGCTGCTGTTCTCGATCGCCTGGCACGAGCTGGGACACCTGTCGACCGCGAAGCTCTTCGGCATCCGCGTCCCGCAGTACATGGTCGGCTTCGGGCCGACCATCTGGTCGCGGAAGAAGGGCGACACCGAGTACGGGATCAAGGCGATCCCGGCCGGCGGCTACATCCGCATGATCGGAATGTTCCCACCCGGTCCGGACGGGCGGGTGGAAGCGCGCTCCACCTCGCCGTGGCGCAGCATGATCGAGGACGCCAGAGAGGCCTCCTTCGAGGAACTCGAACCGGGTGACGAGAAGCGTCTCTTCTACACGCGCAAGCCGTGGAAGCGCGTGATCGTGATGTTCGCCGGACCGTTCATGAACCTGGTCCTCGCCGTCGCGATCTTCCTCGGTGTGGCGATGACCTTCGGGTTCCAGACCCAGACCACCGAGGTGGCGGGCGTCCAGAAGTGCGTGATCGACCAGAGCGTCGACCGCGACGCCTGCAAGAAGTCCGACCCGGTCTCGCCCGCACAGGCGGCGGGACTCAAGAAGGGCGACAGGATCGTCGCCTTCGACGGCCAGAAGGTGGAGGACTGGGCCACCCTCTCCGACCGGATCCGCGAGACCATCGGCCCCGCCACCATCACCGTCCAGCGCGATGGCCGGGAACAGACCCTCCACGCCGTGCTGGAGACGAACTCGGTGGCCAAGAAGGACTCCAACGGTGAGGTGATCCCCGGCAAGTTCGTGGACGCCGGCTACCTCGGATTCGCCGCCCGGACCGAGATCGTTCCGCTCTCCTTCGGCGACTCGGTCGTCCGCATGGGAGACATGATCGAGAACGGCGTCGACTCGATCATCGCCCTTCCGTCCAAGATCCCGGGCCTGTGGGACGCGGCGTTCGGTGACGGGGAGCGGGCAGCGGACTCCCCGGTCGGCGTGGTCGGTGCCGCCCGGATCGGCGGTGAGGTGATGAACCTCGATGTCCCGGCGACGAACCAGATCGCGATGATGCTGTTCGTGCTCGCGACCTTCAACCTCTCGCTGTTCCTCTTCAACATGCTGCCCCTGCTGCCGCTCGACGGCGGGCACATCGCCGGAGCGCTCTGGGAGGCCCTGCGCCGCAATGTGGCACGGGTCTTCAGGCGCCCCGACCCGGGCCCCTTCGACGTGGCCAAACTGATGCCGGTCGCCTATGTCGTCGCAGGTGTCTTCATCTGCTTCACACTCCTCGTGCTGGTGGCCGACATCGTCAATCCGGTCAAGATCTCCTGA
- a CDS encoding GNAT family N-acetyltransferase: MAAVSGGGPHIPSVRIGPVDLAVRVDEALAVQAVAFGLGPEEIEVRRHIVLRHLEHPFARALGATAPGGRLVGFVYGMPNERGQWWSTVVEPYLRATGSAHWLDDSFVITELHVHPEFQNQGIGRSLITTITDAVDQPRSILSAIDTESPARGLYRSLGYQDLARQVLFPSAPKPYAVMGAPLPLRRRD; the protein is encoded by the coding sequence ATGGCAGCAGTTTCCGGGGGCGGCCCCCACATTCCCAGCGTCCGGATCGGACCGGTCGATCTCGCCGTACGCGTGGACGAGGCGCTCGCCGTGCAGGCCGTCGCCTTCGGCCTGGGCCCGGAAGAGATCGAGGTACGGCGCCACATCGTCCTCAGACACCTTGAGCACCCCTTCGCCCGTGCGCTGGGCGCCACCGCCCCGGGCGGCCGGCTCGTCGGCTTCGTCTACGGCATGCCGAACGAGCGCGGCCAGTGGTGGTCCACCGTCGTCGAGCCCTACCTCCGCGCCACCGGCTCCGCGCACTGGCTCGACGACTCCTTCGTGATCACCGAACTGCACGTCCACCCGGAGTTCCAGAACCAGGGCATCGGGCGCTCGCTGATCACCACCATCACGGACGCCGTCGACCAGCCCCGTTCCATCCTCTCCGCCATCGACACGGAGAGCCCGGCACGTGGCCTGTACCGCAGTCTCGGCTACCAGGACCTGGCCCGGCAGGTGCTCTTTCCCAGCGCTCCCAAGCCGTACGCGGTGATGGGCGCCCCGCTTCCGCTGCGCCGCAGGGACTGA
- a CDS encoding proline--tRNA ligase, producing MAQVQRMSRLMIKTLRDDPADAETLNHKLLVRAGYVRRTAAGIWTWLPLGKKVLENITRVVREEMDAIGGQEVLLPALLPKESYDASGRYDEYGDLLFKLKDRKGAEYLLGPTHEEIFTQVVKDQITSYKDLPVILYQIQTKYRDEARPRAGVLRGREFQMKDSYSFDTTDEGLIEAYRLHRAAYIRIFERLGLDHRIVSAVSGAMGGSASEEFLAPAPAGEDTFVDCPACDYAANTEAVTFKATPVDGSAHGPVEELDTPDTPTIETLAAHLGVPASATLKNLLVKVDGEIVAVGVPGDREVDLGKLGEHLAPAVVELVTAEDFEGRPDLVRGYVGPQGLEKVRYIADPRIAAGTAWITGANKPGTHAKNVVAGRDFQVDDYLDVVVVEAGDPCPKCGTGLKLDRAIEIGHIFQLGRKFADAFQLDVLGQNGKPVRVTMGSYGIGVSRAVAALAEQTADEQGLCWPREIAPADVHVVAAGKALQTELALDVAEKLAAAGVRVMVDDRAGVSPGVKFTDAELIGVPKILVAGRRSAEGVLELKDRRTGEREELTVDEAIARLTVQG from the coding sequence ATGGCCCAGGTCCAGCGCATGTCCCGATTGATGATCAAGACACTGCGCGACGACCCGGCGGACGCCGAGACGCTCAACCACAAGCTGCTCGTCCGGGCCGGATACGTACGTCGCACGGCAGCCGGAATCTGGACCTGGCTGCCGCTCGGCAAGAAGGTCCTGGAGAACATCACCCGCGTCGTGCGCGAGGAGATGGACGCCATCGGCGGCCAGGAGGTGCTGCTGCCCGCGCTGCTCCCCAAGGAGTCGTACGACGCCAGCGGCCGCTACGACGAGTACGGCGATCTGCTCTTCAAGCTCAAGGACCGCAAGGGCGCCGAGTACCTCCTCGGGCCCACCCACGAAGAGATCTTCACCCAGGTCGTCAAGGATCAGATCACGTCCTACAAGGACCTGCCCGTGATCCTCTACCAGATCCAGACCAAGTACCGCGACGAGGCCCGTCCCCGCGCCGGTGTGCTGCGCGGCCGCGAGTTCCAGATGAAGGACTCGTACTCCTTCGACACCACCGACGAGGGCCTCATCGAGGCCTACCGGCTGCACCGCGCCGCCTACATCCGGATCTTCGAGCGGCTCGGCCTCGACCACCGCATCGTCTCCGCCGTCTCCGGCGCGATGGGCGGCTCGGCCTCCGAGGAGTTCCTGGCGCCCGCCCCGGCCGGCGAGGACACCTTCGTCGACTGCCCCGCCTGCGACTACGCCGCCAACACCGAGGCCGTGACCTTCAAGGCCACCCCCGTGGACGGCTCGGCGCACGGCCCCGTCGAGGAGCTGGACACCCCCGACACCCCGACCATCGAGACGCTCGCCGCGCACCTGGGCGTCCCGGCATCCGCGACCCTGAAGAACCTGCTCGTCAAGGTCGACGGCGAGATCGTCGCGGTCGGCGTGCCCGGCGACCGCGAGGTCGACCTCGGCAAGCTCGGTGAGCACCTGGCCCCGGCCGTCGTCGAGCTGGTCACCGCCGAGGACTTCGAGGGCCGTCCCGACCTGGTACGCGGCTACGTCGGCCCGCAGGGCCTGGAGAAGGTCCGCTACATCGCCGACCCGCGCATCGCGGCCGGCACCGCCTGGATCACCGGCGCGAACAAGCCCGGCACCCATGCGAAGAACGTCGTCGCGGGCCGTGACTTCCAGGTCGACGACTACCTCGACGTCGTCGTCGTCGAGGCGGGCGACCCCTGCCCCAAGTGCGGCACCGGCCTCAAGCTGGACCGCGCCATCGAGATCGGCCACATCTTCCAACTGGGCCGCAAGTTCGCGGACGCCTTCCAGCTCGATGTCCTCGGCCAGAACGGCAAGCCGGTCCGCGTCACCATGGGCTCGTACGGCATCGGCGTCTCCCGCGCCGTCGCCGCGCTCGCCGAGCAGACCGCCGACGAGCAGGGCCTGTGCTGGCCCCGCGAGATCGCCCCGGCCGATGTGCACGTCGTCGCGGCGGGCAAGGCGCTCCAGACGGAGCTGGCCCTCGATGTCGCCGAGAAGCTCGCCGCCGCCGGTGTGCGGGTCATGGTCGATGACCGTGCGGGCGTCTCGCCCGGTGTGAAGTTCACCGACGCCGAGCTGATCGGTGTCCCGAAGATCCTGGTCGCGGGCCGCCGCTCGGCCGAGGGTGTCCTGGAGCTCAAGGACCGCCGCACGGGCGAGCGCGAGGAGCTCACGGTCGACGAGGCGATCGCCCGCCTGACCGTTCAGGGCTGA
- a CDS encoding ferritin-like domain-containing protein: protein MSASTQKAAQAALAAEHAAVYGYGVVGGRVADGRRAEATAAYHAHRARRDALVRTVRDLGGEPVAAQAAYALPFAVPDPAAAVRLAALLEDRVADVYSDLVRAAGGPLRREAADALREAAVRAVRWRGSGVAFPGLAERTADGTDATDATAGTGAKAGSGATTGPM, encoded by the coding sequence ATGAGCGCCAGCACCCAGAAGGCGGCGCAGGCGGCCCTGGCCGCCGAACACGCGGCGGTGTACGGCTACGGGGTGGTCGGCGGCCGGGTCGCCGACGGCCGCCGGGCCGAGGCCACGGCGGCGTACCACGCGCACCGGGCCCGGCGTGACGCACTGGTGCGGACCGTGCGTGACCTGGGCGGTGAACCGGTGGCGGCCCAGGCCGCGTACGCTCTGCCGTTCGCGGTGCCCGATCCGGCGGCGGCGGTGCGGCTGGCCGCTCTGCTGGAGGACCGGGTCGCTGACGTGTACTCCGATCTCGTGCGGGCCGCCGGGGGGCCGCTCAGGCGGGAGGCCGCGGACGCACTGCGCGAGGCCGCGGTGCGTGCGGTCCGCTGGCGAGGCAGCGGCGTAGCCTTTCCCGGGCTCGCCGAGCGGACCGCCGACGGGACCGACGCGACGGACGCGACGGCAGGGACCGGTGCAAAGGCCGGATCCGGCGCGACCACGGGACCGATGTGA
- the dxr gene encoding 1-deoxy-D-xylulose-5-phosphate reductoisomerase — protein sequence MSDSPAPLADPHLVFDATEGRRDLVILGSTGSIGTQAIDLVLRHPDRFRVTALSAAGGRVALLAEQARQLRVRTVAVAAPEAVPALREALREQYGTGEALPEVLAGPDAATQLAASDCHTVLNGITGSIGLAPTLAALEAGRTLALANKESLIVGGPLVKALAAPGQIIPVDSEHAALFQALAAGTRADVRKIVVTASGGPFRGRTRSELANVTREQALAHPTWAMGPVITINSATLVNKGLEVIEAHLLYDIPFDRIEVVVHPQSYVHSMVEFTDGSTLAQATPPDMRGPIAIGLGWPQRIPDAAPAFDWSKASSWEFFPLDDEAFPSVGLARHVGTLGATAPAVFNAANEECVDAFLAGRLPFNGIMDTVTAVVAEHGTPATGTSLTVADVLEAETWARARARELSAKATAEAHA from the coding sequence ATGAGCGACAGCCCTGCCCCCCTCGCCGACCCGCACCTCGTCTTCGACGCCACGGAAGGCCGCCGGGATCTCGTCATCCTCGGCTCCACCGGGTCCATCGGCACCCAGGCCATCGACCTGGTGCTGCGCCACCCCGACCGCTTCCGCGTCACCGCGCTGTCCGCTGCGGGCGGCCGGGTCGCCCTCCTCGCCGAGCAGGCGCGGCAGCTGCGGGTGCGTACCGTGGCCGTCGCCGCACCGGAGGCCGTGCCGGCGCTGCGTGAGGCGCTGCGCGAGCAGTACGGGACGGGAGAGGCGCTGCCCGAGGTCCTGGCCGGGCCCGATGCCGCCACACAGCTCGCCGCGAGCGACTGCCACACTGTGCTCAACGGGATCACCGGCTCGATCGGACTCGCCCCCACGCTCGCCGCGCTCGAAGCGGGCCGCACGCTCGCGCTGGCCAACAAGGAGTCGCTGATCGTCGGCGGCCCGCTGGTCAAGGCGCTGGCCGCGCCCGGCCAGATCATCCCGGTCGACTCCGAGCACGCCGCACTCTTCCAGGCGCTCGCCGCGGGCACCCGCGCCGACGTGCGCAAGATCGTCGTCACCGCGTCCGGCGGCCCCTTCCGGGGACGGACGAGGAGCGAGCTGGCGAACGTCACGCGCGAGCAGGCCCTCGCGCACCCGACCTGGGCCATGGGTCCGGTCATCACGATCAACTCCGCCACCCTCGTCAACAAGGGACTGGAGGTCATCGAGGCACATCTCCTCTACGACATCCCGTTCGACCGGATCGAGGTCGTCGTCCACCCCCAGTCCTACGTTCACTCCATGGTGGAGTTCACCGACGGCTCCACCCTCGCCCAGGCCACACCCCCGGACATGAGGGGCCCGATCGCCATCGGCCTCGGCTGGCCCCAGCGCATCCCGGACGCCGCACCCGCCTTCGACTGGTCGAAGGCGTCCAGCTGGGAGTTCTTCCCCCTCGACGACGAGGCCTTCCCGTCCGTGGGACTCGCCAGACACGTGGGCACGCTCGGCGCCACCGCCCCGGCCGTGTTCAACGCCGCGAACGAGGAATGTGTCGACGCTTTTCTGGCGGGACGGCTGCCGTTCAACGGCATCATGGATACGGTCACGGCGGTGGTGGCCGAACACGGCACCCCCGCCACGGGAACTTCGCTCACGGTCGCAGACGTCCTCGAAGCGGAGACCTGGGCACGCGCCCGGGCCCGTGAACTCTCGGCGAAAGCGACAGCGGAGGCGCACGCATGA